Proteins from a genomic interval of Gordonia sp. SL306:
- a CDS encoding LLM class F420-dependent oxidoreductase — protein MEFGIVQFTSDRGLKPHVLAPLIEEAGFAAYYVPEHGHIPTRRDAAHPQTGDSSLPDDRYMRTLDPWTSLAAAAAVTERIRLATAVALPVQSDPITLAKTLATLDHISGGRVTLGVGFGWNLDELGDHHVPPKRRRTMLREYLEAMRALWTQEEAEYHGEFVDFGASWAWPKPPQSSIPTLVGAAGNEKNFKWIARSADGWITTPGEDDIEGSVELLKRIWSEAGRDGEPQIVVLDFKPVPERLDKWREIGVTTVLYGLPDDSVERASGYLAKLAGKLGLAPAAV, from the coding sequence ATGGAATTCGGAATCGTGCAGTTCACCAGTGATCGTGGGCTCAAGCCCCATGTGCTCGCCCCGCTGATCGAAGAGGCCGGATTCGCTGCGTACTACGTGCCGGAACACGGTCACATCCCCACCAGGCGCGACGCGGCGCATCCGCAGACCGGCGACTCCTCGCTGCCCGATGACCGCTACATGAGGACTCTGGATCCGTGGACCTCCCTGGCCGCGGCCGCCGCGGTCACCGAACGGATCCGCCTGGCCACCGCGGTGGCTCTTCCGGTGCAGTCGGATCCGATCACGCTGGCGAAGACATTGGCCACCCTGGATCACATCTCCGGCGGCCGTGTCACCCTCGGCGTCGGATTCGGCTGGAACCTCGACGAACTCGGTGATCATCACGTGCCGCCGAAGCGCCGGCGGACCATGCTGCGCGAATACCTCGAGGCGATGCGTGCGTTGTGGACTCAGGAAGAGGCCGAATATCACGGAGAGTTCGTCGATTTCGGTGCCAGCTGGGCGTGGCCCAAGCCGCCGCAATCGTCGATCCCGACCCTCGTCGGCGCGGCAGGCAACGAGAAGAATTTCAAGTGGATCGCACGCAGTGCGGACGGCTGGATCACCACGCCCGGTGAAGACGACATCGAGGGTTCGGTGGAACTCCTCAAGCGCATCTGGTCGGAGGCGGGCCGCGACGGGGAACCGCAGATCGTCGTACTCGACTTCAAGCCGGTTCCCGAACGCCTCGACAAGTGGCGTGAGATCGGTGTGACCACCGTCCTCTACGGACTGCCGGACGACAGTGTGGAGCGCGCGAGCGGTTACCTCGCGAAGCTCGCCGGGAAACTCGGTCTCGCCCCGGCCGCGGTCTGA
- a CDS encoding prenyltransferase, with product MTQFPAIAGVLTAQQTDATGAAVAAMQEDSGALPWFPGGQTDPWDHIESAMALSVTGRVAEAEAAYEWSRRLQREDGSWPIRTVIGHVEDANVDSNFCAYIAVGVWHHYLITGDTRFLDRMWPMVWSAIDLVMKFQRPDGAFRWGGDHGTGAMFDQAQITGNASIFQALDCAIRIADEVGQPDQEWVTAHAALGDAIRDRPEIFEPPSDHSMDWYYPILGGALRGRAGQEHIARRWDEFVVDGKGVRCVDHRPWVTGAETCELALALDALGDTGDAVTLVESIQHLRDPDGSYWTGLVYSDGKRWPVEKSCWTSAAVILAADAISRTSAANGIFRDVRQNLAVGR from the coding sequence GTGACGCAGTTTCCGGCGATCGCCGGGGTACTGACCGCGCAGCAGACGGACGCCACGGGCGCCGCTGTCGCTGCGATGCAAGAGGACTCGGGTGCACTGCCGTGGTTCCCGGGTGGTCAGACCGATCCGTGGGACCATATCGAGTCGGCGATGGCGCTGTCGGTGACCGGACGTGTCGCGGAGGCGGAGGCGGCCTACGAGTGGTCGCGGCGCCTGCAGCGCGAGGACGGTTCGTGGCCCATCCGTACCGTCATCGGCCACGTCGAGGATGCGAACGTCGACAGCAACTTCTGCGCTTACATCGCGGTCGGGGTCTGGCATCACTACCTGATCACCGGTGACACGAGGTTCCTCGATCGGATGTGGCCGATGGTGTGGTCGGCGATCGACCTGGTGATGAAGTTCCAGCGTCCCGACGGCGCGTTCCGGTGGGGCGGGGACCACGGCACCGGAGCGATGTTCGACCAGGCCCAGATCACCGGCAACGCAAGCATTTTCCAGGCGCTCGACTGCGCGATCCGGATCGCCGACGAGGTAGGTCAACCGGATCAGGAGTGGGTGACCGCGCACGCCGCGCTCGGCGACGCGATCCGCGACCGGCCGGAGATCTTCGAACCGCCGTCGGATCACTCGATGGACTGGTACTACCCGATTCTCGGCGGCGCGTTGCGAGGCCGGGCGGGCCAGGAACACATCGCACGCCGGTGGGACGAGTTCGTGGTCGACGGCAAAGGTGTTCGCTGCGTTGACCATCGGCCGTGGGTCACCGGCGCCGAGACCTGCGAGCTCGCGCTGGCCCTCGATGCGCTCGGGGACACCGGAGATGCGGTCACGCTCGTGGAATCCATTCAGCACCTTCGGGATCCCGACGGCTCCTACTGGACCGGTCTGGTCTATTCCGACGGCAAACGGTGGCCGGTAGAGAAGAGTTGCTGGACGTCGGCGGCGGTCATTCTCGCTGCTGATGCGATCAGTCGGACCAGTGCGGCCAACGGGATCTTCCGCGACGTGCGACAAAACCTGGCCGTCGGGCGCTGA
- a CDS encoding class I SAM-dependent methyltransferase has product MLTVDFDRLGVGPQTKAIDIGAGQGRHSFEMFRRGADVIAFDQSESDMADVGEMFDAMMAEGHVPADAKARAEVGDALRLPYADNSFDVVLMSEILEHIPGDEAAMAEMVRILKPGGVAAVTVPRYWPEKVCWALSDEYHEVEGGHVRIYKASELADKLTRAGLEVTGTDHSHALHAPYWWLKCAVGVENNDNLLVKGYHQLLVWDMMSKPWLTRAGEQALNPFIGKSVALYLRKPADSGTP; this is encoded by the coding sequence GTGCTGACAGTGGATTTCGACCGCCTGGGGGTGGGTCCGCAGACCAAGGCGATCGATATCGGTGCCGGGCAGGGGAGGCACTCGTTCGAGATGTTCCGGCGCGGCGCGGATGTCATCGCCTTCGACCAGTCCGAATCCGACATGGCCGATGTCGGCGAGATGTTCGACGCGATGATGGCCGAAGGGCACGTGCCGGCCGATGCGAAAGCGCGGGCCGAGGTCGGTGACGCACTTCGTCTTCCGTACGCCGACAACAGCTTCGACGTCGTCCTGATGTCCGAGATCCTGGAGCACATCCCAGGTGACGAAGCCGCGATGGCCGAGATGGTGCGGATACTCAAGCCGGGCGGGGTCGCTGCCGTCACCGTGCCCCGCTACTGGCCCGAGAAGGTCTGCTGGGCATTGTCGGATGAGTACCACGAGGTGGAAGGCGGTCACGTCCGGATCTACAAGGCGTCCGAACTGGCCGACAAGCTGACCCGCGCGGGGCTCGAGGTCACCGGTACCGATCACTCGCACGCACTTCACGCGCCGTACTGGTGGCTGAAATGTGCTGTCGGCGTGGAGAACAACGACAACCTCCTGGTGAAGGGATATCACCAGCTGCTCGTCTGGGACATGATGAGCAAGCCGTGGCTGACCCGGGCGGGGGAGCAGGCACTCAACCCGTTCATCGGCAAGTCGGTGGCCCTGTACCTACGGAAGCCGGCCGACTCCGGGACACCGTGA
- a CDS encoding glycosyltransferase family 4 protein, with amino-acid sequence MRVALLSYRSKPHCGGQGVYVRHLSRELALLGHEVEIFSGQPYPELDQVAIDAGVKLTKVPSMALYDEPDPFRTPRPSEYRDWIDALEVGSMWTASFGEPLTFSLRVARLLKQRRDDFDIVHDNQCLGYGLLDIQKAGFPLIATIHHPITRDRTLAVKAAKGWRKITAWRWHSFLRMQGRVSRRIPELLTVSRSSEVDIRKAFDIPSGRITTIPLGVNTDVFRPGVERVPGRVACVASADAPLKGVSYLLEAIAKLSAERQVELVLVSKLDPNGPSAKMIDDLAIGDRVRVVSGLEDEEMADLLASAEVACVPSLYEGFSLPAVEAMSCATPLVATRAGAIPEVVGTEEEAALLVPPGDSGKLAQSIGRLLDDAELRRRLGQGGRSRVEDRYSWAAVAAKTAAHYETVLERVARDGGVATEPGPVAG; translated from the coding sequence ATGCGCGTCGCACTGCTGTCGTATCGCAGCAAGCCGCATTGTGGCGGTCAGGGAGTCTACGTCCGTCACCTGTCCCGAGAGCTTGCACTGCTCGGGCACGAGGTCGAGATCTTCTCCGGCCAGCCATATCCCGAACTCGACCAGGTCGCCATCGATGCGGGAGTCAAGCTCACCAAGGTGCCGAGCATGGCGCTCTATGACGAGCCGGACCCGTTCCGTACCCCGCGACCGAGCGAGTACCGCGACTGGATCGATGCGCTCGAGGTCGGGTCGATGTGGACCGCGAGCTTCGGTGAGCCACTCACCTTCAGTCTGCGGGTGGCCCGACTGCTGAAGCAGCGGAGGGACGATTTCGACATCGTCCACGACAACCAATGCCTCGGTTACGGCTTGCTCGACATCCAGAAGGCCGGCTTCCCTCTGATCGCGACGATCCATCACCCGATCACCCGCGATCGCACACTGGCGGTCAAGGCGGCCAAGGGCTGGCGCAAGATCACCGCATGGCGATGGCATTCGTTCCTGCGGATGCAGGGTCGCGTCTCCCGGCGAATCCCCGAACTGCTCACTGTGTCCCGCAGCAGCGAGGTCGACATCCGCAAGGCATTCGACATCCCGTCGGGCCGCATCACCACGATCCCGCTCGGCGTCAACACGGATGTTTTCCGTCCGGGCGTCGAACGTGTCCCGGGACGCGTCGCCTGCGTCGCCAGTGCCGACGCGCCGCTCAAGGGTGTCTCGTACCTGCTGGAGGCCATCGCGAAACTGAGTGCGGAGCGTCAGGTCGAACTGGTACTGGTGTCCAAACTCGACCCGAACGGTCCGTCGGCCAAGATGATCGACGACCTGGCCATCGGAGATCGGGTCCGCGTGGTCTCCGGCCTGGAGGACGAGGAGATGGCCGACCTACTGGCGTCGGCCGAGGTCGCTTGTGTCCCATCCCTGTACGAGGGCTTCTCGCTTCCTGCGGTCGAGGCGATGAGCTGCGCGACCCCGCTCGTCGCGACCCGCGCCGGTGCGATTCCCGAGGTCGTCGGAACCGAGGAGGAGGCGGCTCTGCTGGTGCCGCCGGGCGATTCCGGCAAACTCGCCCAGTCCATCGGACGCCTGCTCGACGATGCCGAGCTGCGGCGTCGACTCGGTCAGGGCGGCCGGAGCCGCGTCGAGGACCGGTACAGCTGGGCGGCGGTGGCCGCCAAGACCGCGGCTCACTACGAAACCGTTCTGGAACGAGTCGCGCGCGATGGGGGCGTGGCGACCGAGCCCGGCCCGGTCGCGGGCTGA
- a CDS encoding FAD-dependent oxidoreductase — MAHVITRPCCNDASCVSVCPVNCIHPTPDEPEFFTAEMLFIDPETCIDCGACIDECPVEAILPDDQLEERDEPYLQINADYYKDHDVEGGLVPPKKAPQLPDGELHVAIIGAGPAAFYAAEELVRKPQVKVDMFDRLPTPYGLVRAGVAPDHAPTKGVEKTFAATAAKRNFQYFLNVEVGKHITHAELVERYHAVVYAVGASTDKRLGLEGEDLSGSIPATEFVAWYNGHPDYADLDVDLSSERAVVVGNGNVALDVARILVSDPDELAKTDIADHALATLRESNVKEVVLLARRGVAQAAYTNSEFLALGDVEGVDVVIDPEELVLDPASEAALEDDTLDSTIATKIRLAREFAERPATEGNRRIVFRFLVSPMELSGDGHVERLTCVRNVYAPGTERVAVTPSEEHFDIETGVVLRAIGYRGVPVIDLPFDDVNGVVPNTDGRVQVAADGEVVPGLFVTGWIKRGATGGIGMNRICGQETAEAVLKDYVAGSFSSPATSRDDVADIVSDRGARRIDMDGWKAIDAAEKNAGKSAGRRRVKFVSLNEFEVAAGMEPVQ; from the coding sequence ATGGCGCATGTGATCACCCGACCATGTTGCAACGACGCCAGTTGTGTCAGCGTGTGTCCGGTCAACTGCATTCATCCCACGCCCGATGAGCCGGAGTTCTTCACGGCGGAGATGTTGTTCATCGATCCGGAGACGTGCATTGACTGCGGCGCGTGCATCGACGAGTGTCCGGTGGAGGCGATCCTCCCCGATGACCAACTCGAGGAGCGCGACGAACCGTATCTGCAGATCAACGCCGATTACTACAAGGACCACGACGTCGAGGGCGGCCTGGTACCCCCGAAGAAGGCGCCGCAGTTGCCCGACGGCGAACTGCATGTCGCCATCATCGGCGCCGGTCCGGCGGCCTTCTACGCGGCCGAGGAACTCGTGCGCAAGCCTCAGGTCAAGGTCGACATGTTCGATCGGCTGCCGACGCCCTACGGTCTCGTGCGGGCCGGCGTCGCGCCCGACCACGCACCCACCAAGGGCGTCGAGAAGACTTTCGCGGCGACGGCGGCAAAGCGGAACTTCCAGTACTTCCTGAACGTCGAGGTCGGAAAGCACATCACGCACGCCGAGCTCGTCGAGCGCTATCACGCGGTGGTCTACGCGGTCGGTGCGTCCACCGACAAACGTCTCGGGCTCGAGGGAGAGGATCTGTCCGGATCCATCCCGGCCACCGAGTTCGTCGCCTGGTACAACGGCCATCCCGACTATGCCGACCTCGACGTCGATCTGTCGTCGGAGCGGGCGGTGGTCGTCGGAAACGGCAACGTGGCCCTCGACGTCGCGCGCATCCTGGTCAGCGATCCCGACGAACTCGCGAAGACCGACATCGCCGATCACGCGCTGGCAACGTTGCGTGAGTCGAATGTCAAGGAGGTCGTCTTGCTCGCCCGGCGTGGCGTCGCGCAGGCGGCGTACACCAACAGCGAGTTCCTGGCGCTCGGTGATGTCGAGGGTGTCGACGTCGTGATCGATCCCGAGGAACTCGTCCTCGATCCGGCCAGTGAGGCCGCACTCGAGGACGACACCCTGGATTCCACCATCGCGACCAAGATCCGCCTGGCGCGGGAGTTCGCCGAGCGGCCGGCCACCGAGGGGAACCGGCGCATCGTGTTCCGCTTCCTGGTCTCGCCGATGGAGCTGAGCGGCGACGGGCACGTGGAGCGGCTGACGTGCGTGCGCAACGTGTACGCGCCGGGCACCGAACGGGTGGCGGTGACCCCGTCGGAGGAGCACTTCGACATCGAGACCGGAGTGGTGTTGCGGGCGATCGGCTATCGTGGCGTACCTGTCATCGACCTGCCGTTCGACGATGTGAACGGCGTCGTGCCGAACACCGACGGCAGGGTTCAGGTCGCGGCCGACGGTGAGGTCGTGCCGGGACTCTTCGTCACTGGATGGATCAAACGTGGTGCGACCGGGGGGATCGGCATGAATCGGATATGTGGTCAGGAGACCGCGGAGGCCGTACTGAAAGACTATGTGGCGGGGTCGTTCTCGAGCCCGGCCACGTCTCGCGACGACGTCGCCGACATCGTGTCGGACCGCGGTGCCCGTCGGATCGACATGGATGGCTGGAAGGCCATCGATGCCGCCGAGAAGAATGCCGGCAAGTCTGCCGGTCGCCGACGCGTGAAGTTCGTCTCGCTCAACGAGTTCGAGGTCGCCGCCGGTATGGAACCGGTGCAGTAG
- a CDS encoding acyl-[acyl-carrier-protein] thioesterase, translating into MSTSQAAGTTFEPLSDRKEGARYFEADYRVRTGDVDQDMRVRLDAVARYLQDVANDNIEATDYGASDPFWIVRRTVIDVIRPFSWPAAVTAQRWCGALSTRWTNMRVRLSAEHETNRFNPDEREPGLIETEAFWINVNDQGMPSRITDEMFEMLSEMTDEHRLRWKSMNPDKAPDPSSIELEDREHVLRITDFDPFKHLNNAAYLEAIEDELVAHPDLVDGPHRAVIEYLRPIVPGLPITLRRVREPERLLVWMLIPGDDGPVVAATVSVSKLPRA; encoded by the coding sequence GTGAGCACCTCGCAAGCAGCGGGAACAACGTTCGAACCATTGTCCGATCGCAAGGAGGGAGCTCGATACTTCGAGGCCGACTATCGCGTCCGGACCGGAGACGTGGACCAGGATATGCGCGTGCGGCTCGATGCCGTGGCGCGCTACCTGCAGGATGTCGCCAACGACAACATCGAGGCCACCGACTACGGCGCCTCCGATCCGTTCTGGATCGTCCGGCGGACCGTGATCGACGTGATCCGCCCGTTCTCCTGGCCTGCCGCGGTGACCGCGCAGCGGTGGTGTGGGGCACTGTCCACACGCTGGACCAACATGCGCGTGCGTCTCAGCGCCGAACACGAGACCAACCGCTTCAACCCCGACGAACGCGAACCGGGACTCATCGAGACCGAGGCGTTCTGGATCAATGTGAACGATCAGGGGATGCCGTCGCGCATCACCGACGAGATGTTCGAGATGCTCTCGGAGATGACCGATGAACACCGGCTGCGCTGGAAGTCCATGAATCCGGACAAGGCGCCCGATCCGTCGTCGATCGAGCTCGAGGACCGCGAGCACGTTCTGCGCATCACCGATTTCGACCCGTTCAAGCACCTCAACAACGCGGCCTACCTGGAGGCGATCGAGGACGAGCTCGTCGCCCATCCCGATCTGGTGGACGGTCCGCACCGCGCTGTCATCGAGTATCTGCGGCCGATCGTGCCCGGCTTGCCGATCACCCTGCGACGGGTACGGGAACCGGAACGGCTTCTCGTGTGGATGCTGATCCCGGGTGACGACGGACCGGTGGTCGCGGCGACGGTGTCGGTGTCGAAGCTGCCGAGAGCGTGA
- a CDS encoding DUF3558 domain-containing protein, whose amino-acid sequence MKRLFTLIAVLLLVLGLGTACARDIDGEPVAVGAADGEQQGHVDTDQYDKLLLECEVLSTAQIAQAVGGSVARGTFNGAICRWLVEGATSASVTFNWFEWGDPNVEKQTAKKLGYETENIKVASQAAFTQRDPQRPAVCGVTARAPSRGVFTWWVEPRTAAVPADPCAAPIKLMELLLSGGQ is encoded by the coding sequence GTGAAACGCCTGTTCACGCTGATCGCGGTGCTGTTGCTGGTCCTCGGTCTCGGGACGGCGTGCGCCCGCGACATCGACGGCGAGCCGGTGGCCGTCGGCGCCGCCGACGGCGAGCAGCAGGGACACGTAGACACCGATCAGTACGACAAGCTGCTCCTCGAATGCGAGGTCCTCTCGACGGCGCAGATCGCGCAGGCGGTCGGCGGAAGCGTCGCCCGCGGCACCTTCAACGGGGCGATCTGCCGTTGGCTCGTCGAGGGCGCCACCTCGGCGAGTGTCACCTTCAACTGGTTCGAGTGGGGGGACCCGAACGTCGAGAAGCAGACCGCCAAGAAGCTCGGTTACGAGACCGAGAACATCAAGGTGGCCAGCCAGGCGGCGTTCACCCAGCGCGATCCGCAGCGACCCGCAGTCTGTGGGGTCACAGCGCGCGCCCCGAGTCGCGGTGTCTTCACATGGTGGGTCGAACCGCGCACGGCAGCGGTGCCCGCGGACCCGTGTGCCGCGCCGATCAAACTGATGGAGCTGCTTCTCAGCGGCGGTCAGTAG
- a CDS encoding DUF3558 family protein: MTTRVDSWIWAIRLTKTRSAAGAACRGGHVRVNGVTAKPAQPVAIGDEVRVRLHGHERVVEVTKLIGKRVSAPAAAECYIDRSPPPPPREIVASQPRRDRGAGRPTKRERRELDRLRMQGGLLVSLVLVVVVALAGCSDDSDDPAAPTTADAPGKAGAGPFFGACGGVTTEEVTRITKFAGLANTVNNASVCEWDSSNDRTGPVASFNWYRGSPIGRERATEQLSRESTKDIDIDGHKGFIASDMGICEIGIAFGADFFEWSVSAGTQALGSAQPPPATDQICDSTRELSRLSIERAS, translated from the coding sequence ATGACCACACGCGTCGACAGCTGGATCTGGGCGATCCGGCTCACCAAGACCCGGTCAGCGGCCGGTGCGGCATGCCGTGGCGGACATGTGCGAGTGAACGGCGTGACCGCCAAGCCTGCACAACCCGTCGCGATCGGAGACGAAGTCCGGGTGCGCCTCCACGGTCACGAGCGGGTCGTCGAGGTCACGAAGCTGATCGGCAAACGTGTTTCCGCGCCCGCCGCGGCCGAGTGCTACATCGACCGCAGCCCGCCCCCACCTCCGCGCGAGATCGTCGCGAGCCAGCCGCGCCGGGATCGCGGCGCCGGGCGACCGACCAAGCGAGAACGACGCGAACTCGACCGCCTGCGGATGCAGGGCGGCCTCCTGGTCTCCCTTGTCCTCGTCGTGGTCGTGGCCCTCGCCGGCTGCTCGGACGACTCGGACGACCCGGCTGCACCCACGACCGCCGACGCACCGGGTAAGGCCGGTGCGGGTCCGTTCTTCGGCGCGTGTGGAGGAGTCACGACCGAGGAGGTCACCCGGATCACCAAGTTCGCCGGTCTGGCCAACACCGTGAACAATGCGTCCGTCTGCGAATGGGACAGCAGCAACGACCGCACTGGGCCGGTGGCCTCGTTCAACTGGTATCGCGGGTCCCCGATCGGCCGCGAACGGGCCACCGAGCAGTTGTCACGCGAATCCACCAAGGACATCGACATCGACGGGCACAAGGGGTTCATCGCATCCGACATGGGGATCTGCGAGATCGGTATCGCCTTCGGCGCCGACTTCTTCGAATGGTCGGTGAGCGCGGGTACGCAGGCGCTCGGGAGCGCACAGCCGCCGCCCGCGACAGATCAGATCTGCGATTCGACCCGCGAACTCTCCCGGCTCTCGATCGAGCGTGCATCGTGA
- the atzF gene encoding allophanate hydrolase — MSRITDIYRRIDEADRPEVFIALRPQSEVLAEHQDSLATGGPLAGIVLAVKDNVDVAGLPTTAACPDYAYVPSADAPAVAALRSAGAVIIGKTNLDQFATGLVGTRSPYGAVRDSRRLDRISGGSSSGSAVAVALGLADIAIGTDTAGSGRVPAGLQGIVGIKPTLGVVSTEGVVPACASYDTATIFAADLDLANRAMAVMARAQGKRPFGPATRLAATEQPTVAVPADLPELDDAWRDAFAAAVTRAEAAGLRIKPIDLGPFLAAAKLLYEDALVAERYDAVGQFVDAAGCGLDPVVSGIISGAKRFDAVDLLRARRRLAELHTEAMAEWGDADALLVPTAPMHPTLAEVDADPIGVNSRMGTYTNFCNLFDLCGLAVPAGQTDETDGTRAEFGVTFLGRAHDDAAIADLARRFLDGTADAAPAWPEVSGAPATELAVFGAHMRGGPLTHELSDRGARWSREVATAPNYRLVALDTVPAKPGLLRDPERGQAIQGEVWTLSPAALGEFLAALPAPMMLGSVELSDGRWVVGFGCAADAGDHGEQLDRTRW, encoded by the coding sequence ATGAGCAGGATCACCGACATCTATCGGCGTATCGACGAGGCCGACCGTCCGGAGGTGTTCATCGCACTTCGCCCCCAGAGCGAGGTGCTGGCCGAACATCAGGACTCGCTGGCCACCGGCGGGCCACTGGCGGGAATCGTCCTCGCGGTCAAGGACAATGTGGACGTGGCCGGGCTCCCGACCACCGCCGCGTGCCCCGACTACGCCTATGTGCCGTCGGCAGACGCGCCGGCGGTTGCCGCGCTGCGCTCGGCGGGAGCGGTGATCATCGGCAAGACCAACCTCGACCAGTTCGCCACCGGACTCGTCGGCACTCGGAGTCCGTATGGGGCCGTTCGGGATTCGCGACGTCTCGACCGGATATCGGGTGGGTCGAGCTCCGGTTCGGCCGTCGCCGTGGCCCTGGGGTTAGCCGACATCGCGATCGGGACCGACACGGCCGGGTCGGGACGCGTCCCCGCAGGCCTGCAGGGAATCGTCGGGATCAAGCCGACGCTGGGCGTGGTCTCGACAGAGGGTGTGGTGCCCGCCTGCGCGAGTTACGACACGGCGACCATCTTCGCGGCGGACCTCGATCTCGCGAATCGGGCGATGGCCGTGATGGCCAGAGCGCAGGGAAAGCGACCGTTCGGTCCGGCCACGCGGCTGGCCGCCACCGAGCAGCCGACCGTCGCGGTACCCGCGGATCTGCCCGAACTCGACGACGCGTGGCGCGATGCCTTCGCTGCGGCGGTCACCAGGGCCGAGGCCGCGGGACTACGGATCAAGCCCATTGACCTCGGGCCGTTCCTGGCCGCGGCGAAGTTGCTGTACGAGGATGCCCTGGTCGCCGAGCGCTACGATGCGGTCGGACAATTCGTCGACGCCGCCGGGTGTGGGCTGGACCCTGTGGTGTCCGGGATCATCAGCGGCGCAAAGCGTTTCGATGCGGTTGATCTGCTGCGTGCCCGTCGTCGTCTTGCGGAACTCCACACCGAGGCGATGGCGGAGTGGGGCGATGCGGATGCCCTGCTGGTGCCGACGGCGCCGATGCACCCCACCCTGGCCGAGGTGGACGCGGACCCGATCGGGGTGAACTCCCGGATGGGCACCTACACGAATTTCTGCAACCTCTTCGATCTGTGTGGTCTCGCGGTGCCGGCCGGTCAGACCGACGAGACCGACGGTACCCGTGCAGAATTCGGCGTCACATTCCTGGGGCGTGCACACGACGATGCGGCTATCGCCGATCTCGCGCGCCGGTTTCTCGACGGCACCGCCGATGCCGCGCCTGCCTGGCCCGAGGTGAGTGGCGCCCCGGCAACCGAACTTGCAGTGTTCGGTGCGCACATGCGCGGGGGCCCGTTGACCCACGAACTCTCGGATCGGGGAGCGCGATGGTCGCGTGAGGTGGCCACCGCGCCGAACTACCGCCTCGTGGCGCTCGACACCGTCCCCGCCAAGCCGGGCCTCCTCCGCGACCCCGAGCGTGGCCAGGCCATCCAGGGCGAGGTGTGGACGCTGTCGCCGGCCGCGTTGGGAGAGTTCCTGGCCGCGCTACCAGCCCCGATGATGCTCGGCAGCGTCGAGCTGTCCGACGGCCGGTGGGTGGTCGGATTCGGTTGTGCGGCGGATGCCGGCGATCACGGTGAGCAGCTGGATCGAACACGCTGGTGA